The following coding sequences lie in one Miscanthus floridulus cultivar M001 chromosome 9, ASM1932011v1, whole genome shotgun sequence genomic window:
- the LOC136480470 gene encoding protein WEAK CHLOROPLAST MOVEMENT UNDER BLUE LIGHT-like 2: MEEIECEESRPQAIRLLRKHGDEVVVVEEEDTTREMRRLKSALAGVMKQIKGITRTTEQRHQLIKRMEPLAEANEKLKEAMNLMEKNIQRAQRERDLAESNARDLEYQKGVLSEQLAAASEQLHGKSEQLASASMQLEQKSKQLRSVSEQKQSKMQRSASCAKPSNNSERKRRRRQVYHRRVKAQFDVLVQEARTQREKFDAAIGAGFAEGMGEAETQQLEDEVEDAAKKLAGDIDLFGETDGDGGAR; this comes from the exons atGGAAGAGATTGAATGTGAGGAGTCTCGACCCCAGGCCATCCGACTCCTCCGCAAACACGGCGACGAggtggtggttgtcgaggaggaggacaccaccagggagatgaggagactgaagTCCGCCCTTGCAGGAGTGATGAAGCAAATCAAG gggataactcggactaccGAGCAGCGCCACCAGctgatcaaaaggatggagcctCTCGCTGAGGcgaatgaaaaacttaaggaggcgatgaaccttatggagaaaaacatccagagggcccagcgcgagcgagaccttgctgagtccaacgcgcgggacttggagtaccagaagggcgtcctatccgagcagctggcggcTGCGTCCGAACAGCTGCATGGCAAGTCTGAGCAGCTGGCAAGTGCTTCCATGCAACTGGAGCAAAAATCCAAGCAGCTCAGAAGCGTATCCGAGCAGAAGCAG agcaagatgcagagatCAGCCAGCTGCGCCAAGCCGTCGAACAACTCAGAGAGGAAAAGACGAAGGAGACaag tctaccatcggagggtcaaggcacagtttgatgtgctggtgcaggaggccaggacccaacggGAGAAGTTCGACGCC gcaataggggccggattcgctgaagggatgggcgaggcggagacccagcagctggaggatgaggtggaggatgcagcgAAAAAGCTAGCCGGCGAcatagacctgtttggcgagacggacggcgatggcggagctcggtga